In one window of Coralliovum pocilloporae DNA:
- a CDS encoding Crp/Fnr family transcriptional regulator, which produces MTLNSEVETLKRVPLFNGIDAAKLKLLAFISDRLYFSEGEHLCDQGEDGDSAYIIMDGAADVVVETPNGPAKVAEASVNDVVGEIAILCDVPRTATVVAASDMETLAISKDNFLKLLREFPDMSLEVMRVLGQRLDRMNRELVALRSQRAE; this is translated from the coding sequence ATGACGTTGAATAGTGAGGTGGAAACCCTCAAGCGTGTGCCGTTGTTCAATGGCATCGACGCGGCAAAGCTGAAGCTTTTGGCCTTCATAAGTGATCGTCTTTATTTCAGCGAGGGCGAGCATCTGTGTGATCAGGGCGAGGATGGTGATTCCGCCTATATCATTATGGATGGTGCTGCGGACGTCGTCGTGGAGACACCGAACGGACCCGCTAAGGTGGCCGAAGCCTCGGTCAATGATGTGGTTGGTGAGATTGCCATCCTGTGTGATGTGCCGAGGACTGCCACTGTGGTGGCTGCGTCCGATATGGAAACATTGGCAATTTCTAAAGACAATTTCCTTAAATTGCTCCGTGAGTTCCCGGATATGTCGCTGGAAGTCATGCGGGTTCTCGGACAGCGGCTTGACCGTATGAACCGTGAACTGGTGGCCTTGCGATCACAACGGGCAGAGTAA
- a CDS encoding helix-turn-helix domain-containing protein, with protein MGHAQQISEAGRRSLGDDLRALRKSRGLTLSELALRLGRSVGWLSQVERGKSDISMSDLGRLAEVFEVPRGFFFVHDGAPDDERGYVVRAESRRVLGENSQGLTEELLSPDLGGEFEIFRSVFSAGAELEEFNQRETEEAGYVVSGNLDLWVGDRFFQVGPGDSFRFRNEPHRWRNSGDEAAVVIWVIAPPVY; from the coding sequence ATGGGACACGCACAGCAGATATCGGAAGCAGGACGTCGATCACTGGGAGATGATCTCAGGGCGCTTCGGAAGTCGAGGGGGTTGACGTTGAGCGAGCTGGCTCTGCGTCTTGGCCGCTCTGTTGGGTGGCTCAGCCAGGTGGAGCGTGGGAAGTCTGACATTTCCATGAGTGACCTTGGACGTCTCGCAGAAGTCTTTGAGGTCCCGCGTGGCTTCTTCTTTGTGCATGATGGTGCTCCGGATGATGAGCGCGGCTATGTTGTTCGGGCTGAAAGTCGCCGGGTTCTAGGGGAGAACTCGCAAGGGCTGACCGAAGAGCTTCTGTCGCCTGACCTTGGCGGAGAATTCGAGATTTTCCGCTCCGTTTTCTCGGCGGGTGCGGAACTTGAAGAGTTTAATCAGAGAGAGACAGAGGAAGCCGGGTATGTGGTGTCCGGCAATCTGGATCTTTGGGTCGGAGACCGGTTTTTTCAGGTTGGTCCCGGCGACAGTTTCCGTTTTCGCAATGAACCGCACAGATGGCGTAACTCCGGGGATGAAGCCGCCGTTGTCATCTGGGTCATTGCGCCACCAGTTTACTAG
- a CDS encoding adenylate/guanylate cyclase domain-containing protein has protein sequence MAFLERLRTLTGFDVGQSRLDVPQRVVNEIRNQQDSAEILIGWIQLLIISLFGTLYLFAPRAEGGDFGANFVPIALGSYFLFTVVRVVLAHQRLMPNWLVILSIFIDVSLLLGIIFSFHIQYGQHPAFYLKAPTFLYLFLFIALRSLRFDARYVLFTGLVAVIGWVGMLGFAVLSDMDRMRVTRNYVDYITSDAILIGAEIDKLTVIVAVTIILALMLKRGKALLFNSVSSQTAARDLQRFFSADVARSITTSENGLSAGEGETRDVSVLLVDVRGFTGISADLPPETAIRILARYQGLVVPIIEEAGGSVDKFLGDGILATFGAVGELEHCASAALTCAERIIQVMEQEECSFMELGWPGAFSIGLAVDHGQVMVGIVGVAERLEFTVIGDPVNRTAKLEDANKTLGSRFVTSQACFLKAQRTGYVSTLPHQVRERASVAGLPEPLDLVVWPIPEDRQHVSCSMPVGGMAES, from the coding sequence ATGGCATTTCTTGAGCGACTTAGAACGCTGACCGGATTTGATGTGGGGCAATCGAGGCTGGATGTTCCGCAGCGCGTCGTCAACGAAATCAGGAACCAGCAGGATTCTGCCGAGATTCTTATCGGCTGGATTCAACTCCTTATCATTTCCCTTTTCGGAACACTTTATCTGTTCGCCCCGCGCGCGGAAGGCGGTGACTTTGGGGCCAACTTTGTTCCAATCGCACTTGGAAGCTATTTCCTGTTCACCGTGGTTCGAGTGGTTCTGGCGCATCAGCGGCTGATGCCGAATTGGCTGGTTATTCTGTCGATTTTTATCGATGTCTCGCTGCTCCTCGGGATTATCTTCAGCTTTCATATCCAGTATGGCCAGCATCCGGCCTTCTATCTGAAAGCGCCTACATTCCTCTATTTGTTCCTGTTCATCGCATTGCGGTCTTTGCGCTTTGACGCGCGTTATGTGTTGTTCACCGGACTGGTTGCGGTGATTGGCTGGGTTGGCATGCTTGGCTTTGCGGTCCTGTCGGATATGGACCGGATGCGGGTGACCCGGAATTATGTGGATTATATCACCAGCGATGCCATTCTGATCGGGGCGGAGATCGACAAGCTTACCGTGATTGTGGCTGTCACGATCATTCTTGCTCTGATGCTGAAACGCGGTAAGGCGCTTCTGTTCAATTCTGTCAGTAGTCAGACAGCGGCCCGGGATCTGCAGCGGTTTTTCTCAGCTGATGTGGCCCGATCAATCACCACGTCAGAAAACGGCTTGAGTGCTGGTGAAGGTGAAACGCGTGACGTGTCGGTCCTTCTGGTCGATGTGCGAGGGTTTACTGGCATTTCAGCAGATTTGCCCCCAGAGACAGCCATTCGCATTCTGGCCCGTTATCAGGGACTGGTCGTGCCCATCATTGAGGAAGCGGGCGGGAGCGTTGACAAGTTTCTTGGTGACGGGATTCTGGCGACATTTGGCGCTGTCGGAGAGCTGGAGCACTGCGCTTCTGCCGCGCTCACCTGCGCAGAGCGTATTATCCAGGTCATGGAGCAGGAGGAATGCTCGTTCATGGAGCTGGGCTGGCCGGGAGCCTTTTCGATCGGCCTGGCCGTTGATCATGGACAGGTGATGGTCGGCATCGTTGGTGTTGCGGAAAGGTTGGAATTCACGGTGATTGGTGATCCGGTCAACAGAACGGCAAAGCTTGAAGATGCCAATAAAACCCTCGGGTCACGGTTTGTGACCAGCCAGGCCTGTTTTCTGAAAGCTCAGCGTACGGGGTATGTGTCCACACTTCCGCACCAGGTGAGGGAGCGGGCCAGTGTTGCAGGATTGCCTGAGCCGCTCGATTTGGTGGTCTGGCCGATCCCTGAGGATCGGCAGCACGTATCCTGTTCCATGCCCGTTGGGGGAATGGCTGAGTCTTGA
- a CDS encoding aromatic ring-hydroxylating oxygenase subunit alpha, whose amino-acid sequence MNMSADLCRELKVIASVPEDEALSLSGHHYSNSAYFEYERQTVLRKSWHVLGRVDELPEAGDYFTTQVLDEPLLIVRGDDGRIRVLSNVCRHRFMPVAEGAGNRKRFTCRYHAWSYKRDGSLFAAPRIPKERLNPEKCGLPEFRSEIWQGFIYVTLDPDAESLSAQLGDLDKFIGHFEPERMQLIHMAEEVWNCNWKCLIENFMEAYHLSVVHKATLLPYTPTELSRKAGRARAFTSYIAHYPETAERRFKGADGLSEEDKHQSRLFCVFPTHLASHSAGLLVSLSLKPEAVDKVRVRWTMSMHPNDIANGSVDRHIALWTEVNREDREKLEAMQSGLASSTAHSGPLAPADLEGTIWDFYQYLSEHVEDVESSGS is encoded by the coding sequence ATGAACATGTCAGCCGATTTGTGTCGAGAACTCAAAGTCATCGCATCTGTGCCGGAAGACGAAGCGCTCTCCCTCAGTGGCCATCATTATTCCAACTCGGCCTATTTCGAGTACGAACGACAGACCGTGCTGCGAAAATCCTGGCATGTGCTTGGGCGCGTTGATGAACTTCCGGAAGCTGGCGATTACTTCACCACTCAGGTTCTTGATGAGCCACTGCTTATCGTCCGCGGTGACGATGGCAGGATCAGGGTGCTGTCAAATGTCTGCCGCCACCGGTTCATGCCTGTTGCCGAAGGGGCCGGCAATCGCAAACGCTTTACCTGTCGCTATCATGCCTGGAGCTACAAGCGCGACGGGTCACTGTTCGCTGCCCCGCGCATTCCCAAAGAACGCCTCAATCCGGAGAAATGTGGCCTCCCGGAATTCCGCTCGGAAATCTGGCAGGGCTTTATCTATGTAACTCTCGACCCGGACGCTGAATCCCTCAGTGCACAGCTCGGCGATCTCGACAAGTTCATTGGTCATTTCGAACCAGAGCGCATGCAGCTGATCCATATGGCGGAAGAGGTCTGGAACTGTAACTGGAAATGCCTGATTGAGAACTTCATGGAGGCCTATCACCTCTCTGTGGTGCACAAGGCCACACTGCTTCCCTATACCCCAACCGAGCTGAGCCGAAAGGCCGGACGGGCCCGAGCCTTTACGAGCTATATCGCCCACTATCCAGAAACTGCAGAACGACGCTTTAAAGGCGCAGATGGCCTCAGTGAAGAAGACAAGCACCAGTCAAGGCTGTTCTGTGTTTTCCCGACCCACCTGGCCAGTCATTCAGCAGGCTTACTCGTTTCCTTGTCCCTGAAACCTGAAGCCGTTGACAAGGTTCGGGTTCGTTGGACAATGTCCATGCACCCGAACGACATTGCCAACGGCTCTGTCGACCGGCATATTGCTCTTTGGACCGAGGTAAACCGGGAAGACCGCGAGAAACTGGAAGCCATGCAGAGTGGTCTTGCCTCAAGCACAGCCCATTCAGGGCCCCTCGCCCCGGCAGACCTTGAAGGAACGATCTGGGATTTCTACCAGTATCTCTCCGAACATGTGGAAGACGTGGAATCCTCGGGGTCCTAG
- a CDS encoding GcvT family protein, translated as MADLPSHAQVVIIGGGAVGCSTLYHLGKMGCTDAVLIEKNELTSGSSWHAAGNCPNFVGSWSMMKLQSYSNKLYRTLGEEVDYPMNYHVTGAIRLAHTKERMDEFKHVCSMARSMGLEFDMMTNAEMKEVYPFLETHDLEGGCWDPLDGDIDPAQLTQAYAKGARDLGCKIVRFCPVTNVYRENDEWVVKTEKGTIRCEKIVNAAGYRAHEIGRFFGRNVPCVSLAHQYLITEELPELEEYGKLLPLLRDPDSSYYLRQEKNGLLLGPYEPNCKAHWVSKDDPMPADFSFQLWPDDLERIEWHIEDACARVPLLGTGGITRVVNGPIPYAPDGNPLIGPMPGVPNAYEACVFTFGIVQSGGAGKTVAEWIVEGETEFDSWAVDPRRFTDHVTQEYAVKTAIQVYSHEYAMHFPQMTWPAGRPAKTSPTYPLLEAKGAEFGPYGGWERPNWFPMDGDTRGTATSYDRQHWFDRVGDECRHVAENVGVLELPGFSRFEVTGEGAADWLRKMVTGGLVKSGRIGLVYFATPKGKVLTEMSLTRFSDNHFWLLTGAGAHWHDRDWLMQNLPDDGSVKVEDITSRWTAFVVTGARARGVMDNLAYYSHQDFSNEAFPWLTHQPMEIGMARGHAIRVSYVGELGWEIHVPMENAIQTYQRILEAGKEHNIRDFGMFALDSMRLEKGYRSWKGDLTSDYLMTESGLDRWIKFDKPDFIGKEALEASRDNGARTGFATMVVEDGPADSVYLSTIFKGDERVGLVLAGGYGHRTGQSIALCALEADLAVPGTELEIEILGVRRKATVSANDLYDPNNERLRA; from the coding sequence ATGGCAGATCTTCCATCTCATGCGCAGGTTGTCATCATTGGCGGCGGTGCCGTCGGCTGTTCAACTCTGTATCATCTGGGCAAAATGGGATGCACGGATGCGGTTCTCATTGAAAAGAATGAGCTGACATCAGGCTCAAGCTGGCATGCGGCGGGGAACTGCCCTAACTTTGTCGGTTCATGGTCGATGATGAAGCTGCAGAGTTATTCGAACAAGCTCTACAGAACGCTTGGCGAGGAAGTCGACTATCCGATGAACTATCACGTCACGGGTGCGATCCGACTGGCGCATACCAAAGAACGTATGGATGAGTTCAAGCATGTCTGTTCCATGGCCCGTAGCATGGGACTTGAGTTCGACATGATGACCAATGCGGAGATGAAAGAGGTCTATCCGTTCCTCGAGACCCATGATCTGGAAGGTGGGTGCTGGGATCCGCTTGATGGTGATATCGATCCGGCGCAGTTGACCCAGGCCTATGCGAAAGGTGCCCGTGATCTTGGCTGTAAGATCGTTCGCTTCTGCCCTGTCACCAATGTCTATCGTGAGAATGATGAATGGGTGGTGAAAACCGAAAAGGGCACGATCCGTTGTGAGAAGATCGTCAATGCAGCCGGATATCGAGCCCATGAGATTGGCCGTTTCTTTGGCCGCAATGTGCCGTGCGTCTCGCTCGCGCACCAATATCTGATCACCGAAGAACTGCCTGAGCTGGAAGAGTATGGCAAACTCCTGCCGCTTCTGCGCGACCCGGACAGTTCCTATTATCTCCGTCAGGAGAAGAACGGCCTTCTGCTTGGGCCATATGAGCCAAATTGTAAGGCGCACTGGGTATCAAAAGATGATCCGATGCCGGCTGACTTCTCCTTCCAGCTCTGGCCGGATGATCTGGAGCGCATCGAATGGCATATTGAGGATGCCTGCGCCCGCGTGCCACTGCTCGGTACTGGCGGTATCACCCGCGTGGTCAACGGACCCATTCCTTACGCGCCTGATGGCAATCCGCTAATCGGTCCGATGCCGGGCGTTCCCAATGCTTATGAAGCCTGTGTCTTTACCTTCGGGATTGTTCAGTCAGGTGGTGCTGGCAAGACGGTTGCCGAATGGATTGTGGAAGGTGAAACTGAATTTGACAGCTGGGCAGTCGACCCGCGGCGTTTCACGGATCACGTGACCCAGGAATATGCGGTCAAGACAGCCATTCAGGTCTACAGCCATGAATACGCCATGCATTTTCCGCAGATGACATGGCCCGCTGGTCGTCCAGCCAAAACGTCTCCGACTTATCCTCTCCTGGAAGCAAAAGGGGCAGAGTTTGGCCCATATGGCGGCTGGGAGCGGCCGAACTGGTTCCCGATGGACGGCGACACCAGAGGCACGGCGACCTCTTATGATCGCCAGCACTGGTTTGATCGGGTTGGTGATGAATGTCGCCATGTGGCTGAGAATGTCGGTGTTCTGGAACTGCCGGGTTTCAGCCGCTTTGAAGTTACCGGTGAAGGAGCTGCGGACTGGCTGCGCAAGATGGTGACTGGCGGTCTGGTCAAGTCGGGCCGTATTGGTCTTGTCTATTTCGCCACGCCGAAGGGCAAGGTTCTGACCGAGATGTCTCTGACACGGTTCTCTGACAACCATTTCTGGCTGCTGACAGGCGCAGGTGCCCATTGGCATGACAGGGACTGGCTGATGCAGAACCTGCCGGACGACGGGTCTGTGAAGGTTGAAGACATCACCAGCCGCTGGACAGCTTTTGTGGTGACCGGTGCCAGGGCCCGTGGTGTCATGGACAATCTGGCCTATTACAGCCATCAGGACTTCTCGAACGAGGCTTTCCCCTGGTTGACCCACCAGCCGATGGAAATCGGTATGGCTCGGGGGCATGCCATCCGGGTGTCTTATGTTGGGGAACTGGGATGGGAAATCCATGTCCCGATGGAAAATGCCATCCAGACCTACCAGCGCATTCTTGAAGCCGGCAAAGAGCACAACATTCGCGACTTCGGTATGTTTGCTCTTGATTCCATGCGGCTTGAGAAAGGCTATCGGTCCTGGAAAGGCGATCTGACCTCTGATTACCTGATGACTGAATCCGGTCTGGATCGCTGGATCAAGTTTGATAAGCCTGACTTTATCGGTAAGGAAGCGCTTGAGGCCTCGCGGGACAATGGGGCAAGGACAGGCTTTGCGACCATGGTTGTTGAGGATGGGCCTGCGGACTCTGTCTATCTCTCTACCATCTTCAAGGGTGACGAGCGTGTCGGCCTGGTGCTGGCTGGTGGTTATGGACACAGAACCGGGCAGTCCATTGCACTCTGTGCCCTTGAGGCTGATCTTGCCGTACCGGGTACAGAACTCGAAATCGAGATTCTCGGGGTTCGTCGCAAAGCAACGGTTTCCGCCAATGATCTTTACGATCCGAACAATGAGCGTTTGAGAGCCTGA
- a CDS encoding MBL fold metallo-hydrolase, with amino-acid sequence MSDQVKVRFWGVRGSIPCCTEKTSRFGGDTACIEVSCGDDVIIIDCGSGMMHLGHDLERRGLKTMDLFVTHYHFDHLCGLPFFCIGFNPETTVNAYGPVLDNGVTMKDAVSKLMEPPLFPITSALLKGVHFNDFEAGASTTLSNSAVVHSIPLNHPGGGCGYRIDWHGRSVAIITDFEHASTGLDQGLKDFVRGADVMVYDAMYTSADYPSHVGWGHSTDDFCLSLAEESGVGIPVLFHHAPYRSDASLEKLETEVSARFPGAMVGYDGLEVVLSITEA; translated from the coding sequence TTGAGTGATCAGGTAAAGGTCCGCTTCTGGGGGGTGCGAGGATCGATTCCGTGCTGTACTGAAAAAACCAGCAGGTTTGGTGGTGATACGGCCTGTATTGAAGTGAGTTGCGGTGATGATGTAATCATCATCGATTGCGGTTCGGGAATGATGCATCTCGGTCATGACCTCGAACGACGGGGTCTCAAGACAATGGACCTTTTCGTCACTCACTATCATTTTGACCATCTCTGCGGTCTGCCTTTTTTCTGCATCGGTTTCAATCCGGAAACAACGGTCAATGCCTACGGGCCGGTTCTGGATAATGGCGTCACCATGAAAGACGCTGTCAGCAAGCTGATGGAACCGCCTCTGTTCCCGATTACATCAGCGCTGCTCAAGGGTGTGCATTTCAACGACTTTGAGGCGGGTGCGTCCACGACATTGAGTAATAGTGCCGTTGTGCATTCTATTCCACTTAATCACCCGGGTGGTGGATGTGGATATCGCATTGACTGGCATGGGCGTTCTGTTGCGATCATTACGGATTTTGAACATGCCTCTACCGGCCTTGATCAGGGCTTGAAGGATTTCGTCCGGGGCGCGGATGTGATGGTCTATGACGCCATGTATACGTCTGCGGATTATCCGAGCCATGTGGGATGGGGGCATTCGACAGATGACTTCTGTCTGTCCCTCGCAGAGGAAAGCGGCGTGGGCATTCCTGTCCTGTTCCACCATGCGCCGTATCGTTCTGATGCGTCACTGGAAAAGCTTGAAACTGAAGTCTCGGCACGATTCCCCGGGGCCATGGTTGGTTATGATGGTCTTGAAGTGGTGTTGTCGATCACCGAGGCGTGA
- a CDS encoding glycosyltransferase family protein: MSTKPRILIYSHDTFGLGHLRRCRTIAHAMVENDPDLSVLILSGSPIIGSFEFRSRVDFVRIPGVIKLRNGDYTSLNLSLDIEHTLAIRSSIIEHTAKIFKPDIFLVDKEPTGLRGEIKPTLEHLKTTDTRLILGLRDVLDDSEQLQEEWTRKGAFEALNLYDDIWVYGLSSIHNPLEGTEVTQSTYDKVLYTGYLKRGLIRSSVPDEPDPFGGDPFILVTPGGGGDGVELCDWVMRAYEAREAPLYPALLVLGPFMDTDHQSEFERRAQELRNVKVIRFTPNIELLMQKAMAIVGMGGYNIFCEILSFNKPTVLVPRVVPRREQSIRAARAKAAGLVNVLPIDAYPDVEPMIEALVGLPQQAPPLSSGLNGLMNGLDVINQETARILETRQQCAAQ; the protein is encoded by the coding sequence ATGTCCACCAAACCGCGCATCCTGATCTACAGTCATGACACGTTCGGGCTCGGCCATTTGAGACGATGCCGCACCATTGCCCATGCGATGGTTGAGAATGATCCGGATCTTTCTGTCCTGATCCTGTCAGGTTCTCCGATTATCGGCAGTTTCGAGTTCCGCTCACGTGTGGATTTTGTGCGCATTCCCGGTGTAATCAAGCTCCGCAACGGCGACTATACATCTCTCAATCTCTCCCTTGATATTGAGCATACACTGGCGATCCGCAGCTCGATCATTGAACATACAGCCAAGATCTTCAAACCGGATATCTTCCTCGTTGACAAAGAGCCCACCGGGCTGCGTGGAGAGATCAAGCCGACGCTGGAGCATCTGAAGACCACAGACACCCGTCTGATTCTCGGGCTGCGTGACGTTCTGGATGATTCAGAACAATTACAGGAAGAATGGACGCGGAAAGGTGCCTTTGAGGCACTCAATCTTTATGACGATATCTGGGTCTACGGCCTGTCTTCCATCCATAACCCCCTCGAAGGGACCGAAGTCACACAGAGCACCTATGACAAGGTTCTTTATACAGGTTATCTGAAACGCGGGCTGATCCGCTCTTCCGTTCCTGATGAACCCGATCCGTTTGGTGGCGATCCCTTCATTCTTGTTACACCAGGCGGTGGCGGCGATGGTGTTGAGCTGTGCGATTGGGTCATGCGGGCCTATGAAGCCCGCGAAGCGCCGCTCTATCCTGCCCTTCTGGTCCTCGGCCCATTCATGGATACCGATCATCAGTCAGAATTTGAACGTCGCGCCCAGGAGCTCCGCAATGTGAAGGTCATCCGCTTCACGCCCAACATTGAGCTGCTGATGCAGAAGGCCATGGCGATTGTCGGCATGGGTGGATACAACATTTTCTGTGAAATCCTGTCCTTCAACAAACCGACTGTACTGGTTCCCCGTGTTGTCCCCCGCAGAGAGCAGTCCATCAGGGCCGCACGGGCCAAGGCAGCAGGTCTTGTCAATGTCCTGCCTATCGATGCCTATCCGGATGTGGAACCCATGATCGAGGCTCTGGTTGGTCTTCCTCAACAGGCCCCCCCGCTTTCATCAGGCCTGAATGGACTGATGAACGGTCTGGATGTCATCAACCAGGAAACAGCTCGTATTCTGGAAACCCGGCAGCAATGTGCAGCCCAGTAA
- a CDS encoding ATP-binding cassette domain-containing protein gives MEKSLFRFVWRYSRRQQLTLFLITLLSFPILYVTLELPKLIVNDAISGENFPRDFFGLELGQIDYLLALCFSFLGLVVLNNAVKYVLNVYRGLVGERMLRRLRFELYRRVLLFRLPRFRKLSSGEIIPMITAEVEPLGGFIGDAVALPAFQGGQLLVYLTFIFVQDPFLGAAAITFYPIQGYIIPKLQKRVNMLNKERVKNVRRIADRVGESVQGITEIHANDTTQWHLAELADRLHANFKIRFAVFRRKYLIKFINNFINQLTPFFFYSIGGYLVIKGDVSFGALVAVLAAYKDLAGPWKELLTYYQQQADVRVKYQAVIENFDVPDLYDLKRITDLPTDEMRDAVKGEIKAESISYTGDAAGQELNGLSFAIEPGSTVSFSGEDGTGRTELMAMLSGLLSPDSGKVTLGGLALDDMPESLIGQRLAYIGVAPQIFSGTIRSNLRYGLRHRPVADPNDLDDLAERLREASLTGNTQYVVEALWEDYPAAGVETSGELDLRAVELLDQVGLGDDIYQMGLRSRFPEDLDDDIRAKIVSARQRLYDHVSADKVLASKIAFWVPDAFNPMATLAENLFFATSSDRSMSIGMLSENTRIREFLNASGTRPFLVEIGMAVAEALTELFAELDAESSLLDSLNLVTAEELQEYKQLLTRAETDGVEKMPRDDSRRFVSLAFRLIPARHRLGVMNEERAERIVALRQAFRDSLSDEEKTDFAFFDRDGVHPSFSIAENLIFGMPRADRRGSQETVNKLVAEAIERDDLKPYVMQAGLDFDVGVMGGALSVGQKRKIALVRALLKAPDIIVADEVLQGGRDDEAVLNTVSGAMKGKTIIFGVNRPELTQGVDTIFVMEGGRIKASGVPADVLSS, from the coding sequence ATGGAAAAGAGTCTTTTCAGATTTGTCTGGCGCTACAGCAGGCGACAACAGCTCACGCTTTTTCTTATTACACTTCTGTCTTTCCCGATTCTCTATGTGACGCTTGAGCTGCCTAAGCTTATTGTCAACGACGCGATCTCCGGTGAGAATTTCCCGCGTGATTTCTTTGGTCTTGAGCTGGGGCAGATAGACTATCTGCTTGCGCTCTGTTTCTCCTTTCTGGGGCTCGTTGTCCTCAACAATGCTGTCAAATATGTCCTGAATGTCTATCGGGGGCTGGTGGGCGAGCGTATGCTCCGCCGTTTGCGGTTTGAACTTTATCGGCGTGTTCTGCTGTTTCGTCTGCCGCGCTTCCGCAAGCTGAGTTCTGGTGAAATCATTCCGATGATCACGGCAGAGGTGGAACCTCTCGGCGGTTTTATCGGTGATGCGGTTGCTCTGCCGGCCTTTCAGGGCGGGCAGCTTCTGGTCTATCTGACCTTCATATTTGTCCAGGATCCGTTCCTGGGCGCTGCAGCCATCACTTTCTATCCGATCCAGGGCTATATTATTCCGAAGCTGCAGAAGCGCGTCAACATGCTCAACAAGGAGCGTGTCAAAAATGTGCGCCGGATTGCAGATCGAGTGGGCGAAAGTGTTCAGGGAATCACCGAGATCCATGCCAATGACACGACCCAGTGGCACCTGGCAGAACTGGCTGATCGCCTGCACGCCAACTTCAAGATCCGGTTCGCGGTATTCCGCCGGAAATATCTGATCAAGTTCATCAATAATTTCATCAACCAGCTGACACCGTTTTTCTTCTATTCCATCGGTGGTTATCTGGTGATCAAGGGCGATGTGAGTTTTGGTGCGCTTGTTGCCGTTCTGGCAGCCTACAAGGATCTGGCAGGCCCCTGGAAAGAGCTTCTGACCTATTATCAGCAGCAGGCCGATGTCCGGGTTAAATACCAGGCTGTGATCGAGAACTTTGATGTTCCTGACCTCTATGATCTGAAGCGGATTACTGATCTGCCGACGGACGAGATGCGCGATGCGGTCAAGGGCGAGATCAAGGCCGAGAGTATTTCTTACACGGGTGATGCGGCCGGACAGGAGCTGAACGGGCTCTCGTTTGCGATTGAACCTGGCAGCACGGTTTCGTTTTCCGGTGAGGATGGCACAGGCCGGACAGAACTGATGGCCATGCTGTCCGGGCTTCTGTCACCGGATTCGGGCAAAGTAACACTTGGCGGGCTGGCGCTGGATGATATGCCGGAAAGTCTTATCGGGCAGCGGCTGGCCTATATTGGTGTTGCGCCACAGATTTTCTCCGGCACCATCCGCTCCAATCTGAGATATGGCCTGCGTCACAGGCCGGTTGCTGACCCAAATGATCTGGATGATCTTGCGGAACGGCTCAGGGAAGCATCGCTTACCGGGAACACCCAGTATGTGGTGGAGGCGCTTTGGGAAGATTATCCCGCAGCTGGTGTCGAAACATCAGGTGAGCTCGACCTTCGTGCCGTCGAGCTTCTGGATCAGGTGGGGCTGGGCGATGACATCTACCAGATGGGCCTGCGCTCACGGTTCCCGGAAGATCTGGATGATGACATTCGGGCAAAGATCGTATCCGCCCGGCAGCGACTCTATGATCATGTCAGTGCTGACAAGGTTCTTGCTTCGAAGATTGCGTTCTGGGTTCCGGATGCCTTCAATCCCATGGCAACGTTGGCGGAAAACCTGTTTTTTGCCACATCGTCCGATCGCAGCATGAGCATCGGCATGCTGTCTGAAAACACCCGGATCCGTGAGTTTCTGAATGCCAGTGGCACGCGGCCTTTCCTGGTGGAAATCGGGATGGCGGTGGCCGAAGCTCTAACAGAACTGTTTGCGGAACTGGATGCGGAGAGCTCCCTGCTTGATTCGCTGAATCTGGTTACGGCGGAAGAACTGCAGGAATACAAGCAGCTGCTGACACGCGCTGAAACCGATGGTGTTGAGAAGATGCCGCGGGATGACAGTCGTCGGTTTGTTTCACTCGCTTTCCGCCTTATCCCGGCACGTCATCGTCTCGGTGTGATGAATGAAGAGCGCGCGGAACGGATTGTCGCCCTGAGGCAGGCTTTCCGAGACAGCCTGTCGGATGAAGAGAAGACGGATTTTGCCTTCTTCGATCGTGACGGGGTGCACCCATCGTTTTCAATTGCCGAAAATCTCATTTTCGGGATGCCGCGTGCAGACCGCCGAGGCAGTCAGGAAACGGTCAACAAGCTTGTGGCGGAAGCCATTGAGCGTGATGACCTGAAGCCGTATGTCATGCAGGCTGGTCTTGATTTTGATGTTGGTGTGATGGGTGGAGCATTGTCGGTTGGACAGAAACGCAAGATTGCGCTTGTCCGCGCGTTGCTGAAGGCGCCTGATATCATTGTCGCGGACGAAGTTCTGCAGGGCGGTCGGGATGATGAAGCCGTTCTCAACACCGTTTCAGGTGCGATGAAGGGCAAGACGATTATCTTCGGGGTGAACCGTCCGGAGTTGACTCAGGGCGTCGATACCATATTTGTAATGGAGGGCGGTCGCATCAAGGCGTCTGGTGTGCCCGCTGATGTCCTGTCTTCATAA